The Clostridium septicum genome contains a region encoding:
- a CDS encoding DNA-3-methyladenine glycosylase, with translation MILNKEFYKRNALEVAKDLLGKVLVRKIDGIEIRGRIVETEAYIGAIDKASHAYNGRRTERTEPLYEEGGIAYVYFIYGLYHCFNVISGEKDIAEGVLIRAIEPLDNLEYLSNTRFKKDYKSLSRSQKKALTNGPSKLCMALNITKAENYKKLYLDGGLYIENSSYNNFDIVETKRVGIDYAEEAVDFLWRFYIKDNPYVSVK, from the coding sequence ATGATATTAAATAAAGAATTTTATAAAAGAAATGCTCTTGAAGTTGCAAAAGATCTTTTAGGAAAAGTACTAGTAAGGAAAATTGACGGTATAGAAATAAGAGGTAGAATAGTTGAAACAGAGGCATATATTGGAGCTATAGACAAAGCAAGCCATGCATATAACGGTAGGAGAACAGAAAGAACCGAACCTTTATATGAAGAGGGAGGAATAGCATATGTATATTTTATATATGGATTATATCATTGTTTTAACGTAATTTCAGGTGAAAAAGACATTGCAGAGGGAGTTTTAATTAGAGCTATTGAGCCATTAGATAATTTAGAATATTTATCTAATACTAGGTTTAAAAAAGACTATAAAAGTTTAAGTAGAAGTCAAAAGAAAGCTTTAACTAATGGACCATCGAAGCTTTGTATGGCTTTAAATATAACTAAAGCTGAAAATTATAAAAAGTTATATTTAGATGGAGGATTATACATAGAAAATTCTAGTTATAATAATTTTGATATAGTAGAAACAAAGAGGGTAGGGATTGATTATGCAGAGGAGGCAGTAGATTTTTTGTGGAGATTTTACATTAAAGATAATCCTTATGTATCAGTAAAGTAG
- a CDS encoding DUF3221 domain-containing protein has product MKIKRLILGFLLFMIIGVVPVYAKPPRSPVMIGEIIEVQKAEGENIIKILVDGYLKGGEILKEQVLVLINEETVVMDSSNDTKEKIEFEKGDKVYVRLNDAMTKSIPPQATAKRVYISKK; this is encoded by the coding sequence ATGAAAATAAAAAGACTAATTTTAGGTTTTTTACTTTTTATGATTATAGGGGTAGTACCAGTATATGCAAAACCACCTAGATCCCCAGTAATGATAGGAGAAATTATTGAAGTTCAAAAAGCTGAAGGGGAAAATATTATTAAAATATTAGTAGATGGATATCTAAAAGGAGGTGAAATTCTAAAAGAACAAGTATTAGTTTTGATAAATGAAGAAACTGTAGTTATGGATTCATCTAATGATACTAAGGAAAAGATTGAGTTTGAAAAAGGGGATAAAGTTTATGTTAGGCTAAATGATGCCATGACTAAATCCATACCTCCACAAGCAACAGCTAAAAGAGTATATATTTCAAAAAAATAA
- a CDS encoding transglutaminase domain-containing protein, with product MIVIINGAFGVGKTSVAKRLVKNIPNSMMYNPEEIGFMLRNIIPDEIINYEEKAESFQDLDLWKKLVINIAKELINKYKKNLIIPITLRNHKYFNHIYHGLSLIDSEVYHFCLTASIETIHKRLLKRGDKPGTRCFNETLNCVEAFKHIEFKEHIDTENLNLDNVEDIILEKIKKLRNSLIRSEYLSKREYSIKAKNVDLKLLNSSHQSVTHIYKKKPYYEINLQTHPLIIQQELDIYDLSKYIVNLRIKDIDSEKLNRLVNSLSFFEKEKYKMIEKVLNYTRTMNFSKKVAEEMFNSKDNKNDIKSVLKDEDNCIQSTNIFIAIVRRLNIPAKFILGKISNDCYHTWAEIFIEKVGWIPVETQICIPIDVNKGYFGITNKHIKICEGVNFEDISKKHFKFDFEIKGIK from the coding sequence TTGATAGTAATAATAAATGGTGCTTTTGGAGTAGGAAAAACATCAGTTGCTAAGAGACTAGTTAAAAATATTCCTAATAGTATGATGTATAATCCGGAAGAAATAGGCTTTATGTTAAGAAATATTATACCAGACGAAATAATAAATTATGAGGAAAAAGCTGAAAGCTTTCAAGATTTGGATTTATGGAAAAAACTTGTGATTAATATAGCAAAAGAGCTTATTAATAAATATAAAAAAAATTTAATAATACCTATTACATTAAGAAATCATAAATATTTTAATCATATATATCACGGATTATCTTTAATTGATAGTGAAGTATATCATTTTTGTTTAACAGCATCAATAGAAACTATTCATAAAAGGCTATTAAAAAGAGGAGATAAACCTGGAACAAGGTGTTTTAATGAAACTCTTAATTGTGTGGAAGCGTTTAAACATATAGAATTTAAAGAGCATATAGATACGGAAAATTTAAATTTAGATAATGTAGAAGACATAATATTAGAGAAAATTAAAAAATTAAGAAATAGTCTTATTAGGTCAGAATATTTGTCAAAAAGGGAATATTCAATAAAGGCTAAAAATGTGGATTTAAAGTTATTAAATTCATCACATCAATCTGTTACTCATATATATAAAAAGAAACCTTATTATGAAATAAATTTACAGACACATCCATTAATTATACAACAAGAGTTGGATATTTATGATTTGAGTAAATATATTGTAAACCTAAGAATTAAAGATATAGATAGTGAGAAATTAAATAGATTAGTTAATAGTTTAAGTTTTTTTGAAAAAGAAAAATATAAGATGATAGAGAAAGTATTAAACTATACAAGAACAATGAATTTTAGTAAAAAAGTGGCAGAAGAAATGTTTAATTCTAAAGATAATAAAAATGACATTAAATCAGTGTTAAAAGATGAAGATAATTGTATTCAAAGTACTAACATATTTATAGCTATAGTTAGGCGTCTTAATATTCCAGCAAAATTTATTTTAGGTAAAATTTCTAATGATTGTTATCATACTTGGGCAGAAATATTTATAGAAAAGGTAGGATGGATTCCAGTAGAAACACAAATTTGTATACCTATAGATGTTAATAAAGGATACTTTGGAATAACTAACAAGCATATAAAAATATGTGAAGGAGTAAATTTTGAAGACATTAGTAAAAAACATTTTAAATTTGATTTTGAAATAAAGGGTATTAAATAA
- a CDS encoding DegV family protein, which produces MRTVIITDSCCDLPIKFVEENNIEVLPIRINLKGQDIPDDLGQTMKPKEFYEMIRTGELPTTSQINSYVFKEAFKKHIDNGDSVIYLGFSSALSGCVNSAKLAKEMLEEEIGDVDISIVDSKSASLGLGLLVYTLWNLINSGLSKDEAVKWIEDNKLKVNHWFTVNDLNHLKRGGRVSAAAATLGTMLNIKPILHVDNEGRLIPVLKVKGRKKSLKTLAEKLNENIVNSEEQVIFISHGDCEDEAIHLKDIILSNKKVKDVIINNIGPAVGSHSGPGTVALFFIGESR; this is translated from the coding sequence ATGAGAACAGTAATTATTACGGACTCTTGTTGTGATTTACCAATAAAGTTTGTTGAAGAAAATAATATAGAGGTTTTACCTATAAGAATAAATTTAAAGGGGCAAGATATACCAGATGACTTAGGTCAAACTATGAAACCTAAAGAATTTTATGAAATGATAAGAACAGGAGAGTTACCTACAACGTCACAAATAAATTCTTATGTTTTTAAAGAAGCATTTAAAAAGCATATTGATAATGGTGATTCTGTTATATATCTTGGTTTTTCATCTGCATTAAGTGGATGTGTAAATAGTGCTAAATTAGCAAAAGAAATGTTGGAGGAAGAAATAGGAGATGTTGACATAAGTATAGTAGATTCTAAAAGTGCTTCTTTAGGATTAGGACTTTTGGTATATACTTTATGGAATTTAATTAATAGTGGATTAAGTAAAGATGAAGCTGTTAAGTGGATAGAAGATAACAAGCTTAAAGTGAATCATTGGTTTACAGTAAATGATTTAAATCATTTAAAGCGAGGGGGAAGAGTATCAGCAGCAGCAGCAACACTTGGAACCATGTTAAATATAAAGCCTATTTTACATGTTGATAATGAGGGAAGATTAATTCCAGTTTTAAAGGTAAAGGGAAGAAAAAAATCATTAAAAACATTAGCAGAAAAATTAAATGAGAATATTGTTAATTCCGAAGAGCAAGTTATCTTTATAAGCCATGGAGATTGCGAAGATGAGGCTATTCATTTGAAGGATATTATTTTAAGTAATAAAAAAGTAAAAGATGTAATTATAAATAATATTGGACCTGCTGTTGGATCTCATTCAGGACCAGGAACAGTTGCTTTATTTTTTATAGGAGAAAGTAGATAA
- a CDS encoding TetR/AcrR family transcriptional regulator yields MSKVEEKKRKKEEILFNTAFNLFSTKGINNTAISDIVKSAGVAKGTFYLYFKDKYDIRDKLITNKTGELFERAILSLKSKNITQFDEQVIFVINYVIDELNKDKLLLRMIARNLSWGIYKKALDRSRQGNAYSYYDLFMENANEKSIKFKNPEVLLFTIIEMVGSTCYSSILYGQPVGIEEFKPHLYESILAILAAGRA; encoded by the coding sequence ATGAGTAAAGTGGAAGAGAAAAAGAGAAAAAAAGAGGAAATTTTATTTAATACAGCTTTCAATTTATTTTCAACTAAAGGTATAAATAATACCGCTATAAGCGATATTGTAAAATCAGCAGGAGTAGCTAAAGGAACTTTTTATTTATATTTCAAGGATAAGTATGATATAAGAGATAAATTAATTACTAATAAAACAGGAGAGCTTTTTGAAAGAGCAATTTTAAGCTTAAAAAGTAAAAATATAACTCAGTTTGATGAGCAAGTAATTTTTGTAATCAATTATGTAATAGATGAACTAAATAAAGATAAGCTTCTTTTAAGAATGATTGCTCGTAACTTATCTTGGGGAATATATAAAAAGGCATTGGATAGATCAAGACAAGGTAATGCTTATAGTTATTATGATTTATTTATGGAAAATGCTAATGAGAAAAGTATTAAATTTAAAAATCCAGAAGTTCTTTTATTTACTATTATAGAAATGGTTGGCTCAACTTGTTATAGCTCAATACTTTATGGACAACCAGTGGGGATAGAGGAGTTTAAACCACATCTTTATGAAAGTATTTTAGCTATCTTAGCTGCAGGAAGAGCTTAA
- a CDS encoding efflux RND transporter permease subunit, which produces MYKFGKFIGKNRIIVLIIAILLTIPSIFGMVATKTNYDMLTYLPKDLESVKGQEVISDSFGSSEIAMLVLEDVRDYEVSDIVKEVKEVDGVDSVIWLRDIVDLEIPKEMLPKEISDMVYRDECTLVPINLSESSADDKTLKAIEEIRNIAENHTGKYHLSGIAPLLKDMIKVADHERGFYVLLAVVLAVIVLILTSTSFIIPILFLLGIGFAVLYNMGTNYFLGEISYITKAIAAVLQLGVTMDFSIFLYHRYEEEREKKVEKIEAMAVAISNTASSVSGAALTTIAGFLALAFMKLGLGKDIGIVMAKGVFLGIISTITILPSLILVSDSIINKFNHKDIMPKFNKLAKLVTKKPALFIIIAVIISVPAIYGQQHTEVYYNVDRGLPQDMESIDALNHLKETYDMQTTDFIGFSDDLSINEVNEMVNRIEKLDGIESVLAYPKMIGPMIPTTTIPEEYKKIFFGNGYQRILVNSSYSNASDEVSNQLQEINDIVKEYDDNAFVTGEAQLTKDLITISDIDFKNVNLISILVVFLIIAIVLKSITLPIILVASIQLAIFINMGIPTYTHTVIPFVSSIVIGCIQLGSTVDYAILLTTRFKEELLYTSDKRKAMEIALSSSGKSIVTSAASFFAATIGVVFISKIDLISSLTSMMARGAIISMLVILFILPSILLVLEPIINKTTHNWKKTNSIEEAR; this is translated from the coding sequence ATGTACAAGTTTGGTAAATTTATAGGTAAAAACAGAATAATAGTGCTTATAATAGCAATTCTATTAACTATTCCATCTATATTTGGAATGGTAGCTACAAAAACAAATTACGATATGTTGACATACTTACCTAAAGATTTGGAATCAGTAAAAGGTCAAGAAGTAATTAGTGATTCTTTTGGATCATCAGAAATAGCTATGCTGGTTTTAGAAGATGTTAGGGATTATGAAGTTTCAGATATTGTAAAAGAGGTAAAGGAGGTTGATGGTGTAGATTCCGTAATATGGTTAAGGGATATAGTTGACTTAGAAATACCTAAAGAGATGCTACCAAAAGAAATTTCAGATATGGTATATAGAGATGAATGTACTTTAGTACCAATAAATCTTTCAGAATCTTCAGCTGATGATAAAACTTTAAAGGCTATAGAGGAAATTAGAAATATAGCAGAAAATCATACAGGAAAATATCATTTAAGTGGTATAGCACCATTGCTTAAAGACATGATTAAGGTTGCAGATCATGAAAGAGGGTTTTATGTGCTATTAGCAGTAGTTTTAGCGGTAATAGTACTTATTTTAACATCAACTTCATTTATAATTCCAATATTATTTTTATTAGGTATTGGATTTGCAGTTCTTTATAATATGGGAACAAATTACTTTTTAGGAGAGATATCATATATAACAAAAGCTATTGCAGCAGTTCTTCAATTAGGAGTTACAATGGATTTCTCCATTTTCTTATATCATAGATATGAAGAGGAAAGAGAAAAGAAAGTTGAAAAAATTGAAGCTATGGCAGTGGCAATTTCTAATACAGCAAGTTCAGTTTCAGGAGCAGCCCTTACAACAATTGCTGGATTTTTAGCTTTGGCATTTATGAAACTTGGTTTAGGTAAAGATATAGGAATAGTAATGGCCAAGGGAGTTTTTCTCGGAATTATATCAACAATTACAATACTACCATCATTAATATTAGTGTCAGATTCAATTATAAACAAATTTAATCATAAAGATATAATGCCGAAATTTAATAAACTTGCAAAGTTAGTAACTAAAAAACCAGCATTATTTATAATAATAGCAGTAATAATATCTGTACCGGCTATTTATGGACAACAACATACTGAAGTTTATTACAATGTGGATAGAGGATTACCTCAAGATATGGAATCTATAGATGCTTTAAATCATTTAAAAGAAACCTATGATATGCAAACAACTGATTTTATAGGATTTAGTGATGATTTATCAATTAACGAAGTTAATGAAATGGTAAATAGAATAGAAAAATTAGATGGAATAGAATCAGTGTTAGCATATCCAAAGATGATAGGACCAATGATTCCAACAACAACTATTCCAGAAGAATATAAAAAAATATTTTTTGGTAATGGATATCAACGTATTTTGGTAAACTCATCATATTCAAATGCATCAGATGAAGTTTCAAATCAACTTCAAGAGATAAATGACATTGTTAAAGAATATGATGATAATGCTTTTGTAACAGGAGAAGCACAACTAACAAAAGATTTAATTACAATATCAGATATAGATTTTAAAAATGTAAATCTAATATCAATATTAGTAGTATTTTTAATAATAGCCATTGTATTAAAATCTATAACATTACCTATTATATTAGTTGCATCTATACAGCTTGCTATATTTATAAATATGGGAATACCAACATATACACATACAGTAATTCCTTTTGTTTCTTCAATTGTAATTGGATGTATTCAGTTAGGTTCTACTGTTGATTATGCAATATTACTTACAACTAGATTTAAAGAAGAGTTACTATATACATCTGATAAAAGAAAGGCAATGGAAATAGCACTTTCATCTTCAGGAAAATCAATAGTGACAAGTGCAGCATCATTTTTTGCAGCAACCATAGGGGTTGTCTTTATATCTAAAATAGATTTAATTAGTTCTTTAACATCTATGATGGCAAGAGGCGCAATAATAAGTATGTTAGTTATATTATTTATTTTGCCATCTATATTACTTGTTTTAGAACCTATTATAAATAAAACTACTCATAATTGGAAAAAGACTAATAGTATTGAGGAAGCGAGGTAA